A section of the Estrella lausannensis genome encodes:
- a CDS encoding diflavin oxidoreductase translates to MPEDQLKQRTVYSKTNPYRASLIERYNLCSRESNKETYHLTLDIAESGISYEVGDCIGVAPANDPKIAEKLLKLFGVQGDESVVTKRDGESLAFHEFLLRKANLVQVNKKFFSKVAEKAHCKKAKERFMEMLGASDPDLLKAHLEERHVPDLIEEAGGASVEPQEVVDLLMPLMPRFYSIASSLRTHPGEVHLTVAKVSYELLGQPRGGVCTHYLSERTPLKQPEIPIFLQPHSGFTIPKDSMAPMIMIGPGTGVAPFRAFMQERQAIGAKGKNWLFFGDWYQDGTFLYGDYWRQMHSKEGLKLDLAFSRDQESKIYVQHRMLEKGKELHAWLQEGAYLYVCGDAKRMARDVEAALLQILAEHGGMTDEEAKDYVRSLRKTGRYLRDVY, encoded by the coding sequence ATGCCTGAAGATCAGCTAAAACAGCGAACCGTCTATTCCAAAACAAATCCCTACAGAGCGTCTCTCATCGAGAGGTACAACCTCTGTTCGAGAGAATCGAACAAAGAGACTTATCACTTAACGCTTGATATTGCCGAATCGGGAATAAGCTATGAAGTCGGCGATTGTATCGGCGTCGCTCCTGCGAATGATCCTAAGATAGCTGAGAAGCTACTCAAGCTGTTTGGCGTTCAGGGAGATGAATCGGTAGTTACCAAGCGGGACGGCGAGTCGCTTGCATTCCACGAATTTCTTTTGAGGAAGGCCAATTTAGTTCAGGTTAATAAAAAATTCTTTTCAAAGGTTGCTGAGAAGGCGCATTGCAAAAAGGCTAAAGAGCGGTTTATGGAGATGCTCGGCGCGTCCGATCCCGATCTTTTAAAAGCGCATCTGGAAGAGAGGCATGTACCCGATCTGATAGAGGAAGCCGGAGGAGCCTCCGTTGAGCCGCAAGAAGTTGTCGATTTGCTCATGCCGCTCATGCCGCGCTTCTATTCGATTGCCTCCTCGCTGAGGACCCATCCGGGCGAAGTGCATTTAACGGTTGCCAAGGTGTCTTATGAGCTTTTAGGGCAGCCAAGAGGGGGAGTCTGCACCCATTATCTGTCGGAAAGAACGCCGCTTAAACAGCCGGAGATCCCTATTTTTCTACAACCGCACTCAGGGTTTACGATTCCAAAGGATTCGATGGCGCCCATGATCATGATCGGTCCGGGAACAGGCGTGGCTCCTTTCAGGGCCTTTATGCAGGAGCGGCAAGCTATCGGCGCCAAGGGTAAGAATTGGCTTTTCTTTGGCGATTGGTATCAAGACGGAACGTTTCTTTACGGCGATTATTGGCGGCAAATGCATTCCAAGGAAGGTCTTAAGTTGGATCTGGCCTTTTCCCGTGACCAAGAAAGCAAGATCTACGTCCAGCACCGTATGCTGGAAAAGGGTAAAGAACTCCATGCCTGGCTGCAAGAGGGGGCTTATCTTTATGTTTGCGGCGATGCCAAGCGCATGGCGAGGGATGTGGAGGCTGCGCTTTTGCAGATCCTGGCCGAGCATGGCGGCATGACGGATGAGGAA